Proteins co-encoded in one Corynebacterium lujinxingii genomic window:
- the trpS gene encoding tryptophan--tRNA ligase, translated as MNPMQRVLSGIQPTADSYHLGNYLGALKQWIGLQDGYDAFYFIPDLHAITVDQDPEELRNRTLAGCAQLIALGIDPERSTLFVQSHVPEHAELTWVLQCLTGFGEASRMTQFKDKSAKQGQDRTSVGLFTYPVLMAADILLYSPQVVPVGEDQRQHLELTRTLAERFNSRYGTTFTVPEGMIVEGAAKIYDLQEPTSKMSKSGANPKGIVNLLDAPKTSAKRIRSAVTDNDGVIAYDKENKPGVSNLLVIQSALTGKPIDDLVTGYEGQGYGALKVDTAEALEAFTTPLRARYDELMSDRAELETILARGAERAREVAAPLLGEVYEKVGFLAPKR; from the coding sequence ATGAACCCCATGCAACGCGTGCTTTCCGGAATCCAGCCCACTGCCGACTCCTACCACCTGGGGAACTACCTTGGGGCCCTGAAGCAATGGATCGGCCTGCAGGACGGCTACGACGCCTTCTACTTCATCCCGGACCTGCACGCGATTACCGTGGACCAGGACCCGGAAGAACTGAGAAACCGCACGCTCGCCGGCTGCGCGCAGCTGATCGCGCTGGGCATCGACCCGGAGCGCTCCACCTTGTTCGTGCAGTCGCACGTGCCGGAGCACGCCGAGTTGACCTGGGTGCTGCAGTGCCTGACCGGCTTCGGCGAGGCCAGCCGCATGACGCAGTTCAAGGACAAGTCCGCCAAGCAGGGCCAGGACCGAACCTCGGTAGGACTGTTTACCTACCCGGTGCTCATGGCGGCTGACATCTTGCTGTATTCCCCGCAGGTCGTGCCGGTGGGCGAGGACCAGCGCCAGCACCTGGAGCTGACCCGCACGCTGGCGGAGCGGTTCAACTCCCGCTACGGCACAACGTTCACGGTGCCGGAGGGGATGATCGTCGAAGGCGCGGCGAAGATCTACGACCTGCAGGAGCCGACGTCGAAGATGTCCAAGTCCGGCGCGAACCCGAAGGGCATCGTGAATCTTCTCGACGCACCGAAGACCTCCGCGAAGCGCATCCGCTCCGCCGTCACCGACAACGACGGTGTAATCGCGTACGACAAGGAAAACAAGCCGGGCGTGTCCAACCTGCTGGTCATCCAGTCGGCGCTGACGGGCAAGCCTATCGACGACCTCGTCACCGGCTACGAGGGCCAGGGCTACGGCGCGCTCAAGGTGGACACCGCCGAAGCGCTTGAGGCGTTTACCACCCCGCTGCGCGCGCGTTACGACGAACTCATGTCGGACCGCGCCGAACTTGAAACCATCCTCGCGCGCGGTGCTGAGCGCGCCCGCGAGGTGGCAGCCCCGCTGCTGGGTGAGGTGTATGAGAAGGTGGGCTTCTTGGCGCCGAAGCGCTAG